The genomic interval CGTGAATGTGGTGAACACAAAAGGCAAAACCAAGCGTTTTGGTAAGTCCATTGGCCGTCGCGACAACGTTCGCAAAGCTTATGTGACCCTGAAAGCTGGTCAAGAACTGAACATCTCTGGGGAGGCCGCTTAATCATGGCAGTCATCAAGATGAAACCTACGTCGCCCGGTCAACGTGGCGTCGTTAAAGTTACCCGTGATCACCTCCACAAAGGTGAACCATACGCTCCGTTGCTGGAACCACAGCACCAAAAATCGGGTCGTAACAACAACGGTCACATCACTACCCGTCACAAGGGCGGTGGTCACAAGCATCACTACCGCGTGGTGGATTTCAAGCGTAACAAAGACGCTATCCCCGCGAAAGTGGAACGCATTGAATACGATCCAAACCGTACGGCACACATCGCTTTGGTGTGTTACGCAGACGGCGAGCGTCGCTACATCATTGCCCCACGTGGTTTGGAAGTTGGCGCATCGTTGCTCAGCGGTTCGGAAGCCCCGATCCGTGCAGGTAACACCTTGCCCATCCGCAACATTCCAGTGGGTTCAACCATTCACTGTATCGAACTGAAGCCAGGTGCTGGTGCGCAAATCGCGCGTTCGGCCGGTACATCAGCCACTTTGTTGGCTCGTGAAGGCACTTACGCTCAAGTGCGTATGCGCTCGGGTGAAGTTCGCAAGATCCATATCGAATGCCGCGCCACCATTGGTGAAGTTGCAAACGAAGAACACAGCCTCCGCCAATTGGGTAAAGCTGGTGTCAAGCGCTGGATGGGTATTCGCCCAACCGTGCGTGGCGTCGCTATGAACCCAGTGGATCACCCACATGGTGGTGGTGAGGGTCGCACCGGTGAAGGCCGTCATGCAGTTGACCCATGGGGTAACCTGACAAAAGGCTACCGTACCCGTAACAACAAACGCACACAAGTCATGATTGTGTCGCGTCGTAAAAAGTAAGGGGTAACAAATGACTCGCTCTCTCAAAAAGGGTCCGTTTGTTGACCATCATTTGGTTGCCAAGGTCGACAAGGCCATCGCAACTAAAGATAAAAAGCCAGTGAAAACTTGGTCACGTCGTTCCATGATCTTGCCCGATTTCATCGGCTTGACCATCGCTGTGCACAACGGCAAACAACACGTGCCCGTGTATATCACTGACCAAATGGTGGGTCACAAGTTGGGCGAATTCGCTCTGACTCGTACCTTCAAAGGTCACCCCGCGGACAAAAAAGTCCAGAAGAAATAAGGAAAGACCATGGAAACACGTGCAGTCCTTAGGGGCGTCCGTTTGTCGGTCGACAAAGGCCGTTTGGTCGCGGACATGATCCGCGGCAAAAAAGTTGACCAGGCTCTGAACATCCTGACATTCACGCAGAAAAAAGCTGCGGGCATCGTCAAGAAAGTTTTGGAATCTGCGATTGCTAACGCTGAACACAACGACGGTGCAGATATCGACGAGTTGAAGGTGAAAACCATCTACGTCGAAAAAGGCGCCACGCTCAAGCGTTTCACTGCCCGCGCCAAAGGCCGCGGCAACAGTATCAGCAAGCCTACTTGTCACGTTTACGTGACAGTCGGTAACTGAAAGGTATAGGAAGATATGGGACAAAAAATCCACCCCACAGGCTTTCGCCTTGCAGTGAGCCGCAACTGGGCTAGCCGTTGGTACGCAAGCAACAATGACTTCGCTGGCATGCTGGCTGAAGACATCAAAGTGCGCGAATACCTGAAGGCCAAGCTGAAAAACGCTTCTGTTTCTCGTGTTCTCATCGAGCGTCCCGCTAAAAGCGCCCGCATCACCATCTTCTCGGCTCGTCCAGGCGTGGTGATCGGCAAAAAAGGCGAAGACATCGAGAACTTGAAGAAAGAACTCGCAGCTCGTTTGGGCGTGCCAGTCGCAGTCAACATCGAAGAAGTGCGCAAGCCTGAAATCGATGCTCAATTGATCGCTGACAGCATCACTCAACAGCTCGAAAAACGCATCATGTTCCGTCGCGCCATGAAGCGCGCCATGCAAAACGCCATGCGTCTGGGTGCTCAAGGCATCAAGATCATGTCGGCAGGTCGTTTGAACGGCATCGAGATCGCACGTACCGAGTGGTACCGTGAAGGTCGCGTGCCACTTCACACCCTGCGTGCAGATATCGATTACGCAACTTCGGAAGCTAAAACCACTTACGGCATCATCGGTGTCAAAGTGTGGGTTTACAAAGGCGATACCCTGGGTCGTAACGACCTGCCGGCCGCTGCTGAGCCTCGTGCTGAAGAAGAGCGTCGTCCTCGCGGTCCCCGTCGTGATGCTCGCCCTACCGGTGACCGTCCCGCACGCAGCGGCGCTCGTCGTCCTGCAGGTACCAATGCCGCACCAACGGATGGCAGCGATAAACCCGCTGAAGCCGCTGATGCCCCTAAAACTGCCGTCAAGCGCGTCCGCAAGGTTGCCGCGCCCGCATCCACTGGCACGGCTGCGGACGGAACAGGAGAATAAGCATGCTGCAACCAGCACGCCGTAAATACCGCAAAGAGCAAAAAGGCCGCAACACCGGCATCGCAACACGTGGTAACACTGTTGCATTCGGTGACTTCGGTCTGAAATCCACCGATCGCGGCCGTCTGACGGCCCGCCAGATCGAGGCCGCACGTCGTGCGATCTCTCGTCACGTCAAACGTGGCGGTCGTATCTGGATTCGTGTGTTCCCTGACAAGCCGATCTCCCAAAAGCCTGCTGAAGTGCGTATGGGTAACGGTAAAGGTAACCCCGAGTACTACGTGGCTGAGATCCAACCCGGCAAGGTCCTCTACGAAATCGTAGGCGTCCCTGAAGAGTTGGCCCGTGAAGCATTCCGTCTGGCCGCTGCAAAGCTGCCCTTGCGCACCACATTCGTGGCTCGCATGATCGGCCAGTAATTCAGGAGAAATAAGAAATGAAAGCTGCTGAACTGCGCCAAAAAGACGTTGCCGGCCTCGAAGCTGAAGTCAAAGAGTTGCAAAAAGCTCATTTTGGCTTGCGCATGCAAAAAGGTACGCAACAACTCAACAACACGTCACAACTGCGTTCTACACGTCGCAGTATTGCTCGTGCGAAAACCATTCTTGCTGAAAAGCAAGCCGCCAAGTAAGGAGTGAACATGACGGACGCTAAGAAATCCCTCAAACGCACCTTGATTGGCAAGGTGGTTAGCGACAAGCGCGCTAAAACTGTGACTGTGCTCGTGGAGCGTCGTGTGAAGCACGCCCTCTACGGCAAGATCGTGGCTAAGTCTTCGAAGTATCACGCTCACGACGAAACAGGTGCCTACCACCTGGGCGACGTGATCGAGATCACTGAAAGCAAGCCAATTTCGAAAACCAAAAACTGGGTCGTGACCCGTTTGGTTGAGAAAGCTGCAGCGGTTTAAATACCAAAGAGCTTCGGCTCTGCAAGGCTAAAGAAAACGACCCACAATGTGGGTCGTTTTTGTTTTTGTAACGTCATATTTTTGGAGACACCATGATCAAAGTTGGAGACACCCTGCCACACACCACCCTGATGGAATATTCAGAGGTTGAAGGCGAAGGCTGCAGCATTGGCCCGAATGCCGTGGACGTGGCAAAAGCCACTGCCGGCAAGACCATTGCCTTGTTTGCATTGCCAGGTGCATTCACGCCGACATGCTCAGCCAAGCATGTGCCGGGCTATGTAGAAAAATTCGAACAATTCAAAGCCGCTGGCGTTGATGAGATTTGGTGTGTGAGCGTGAATGATGCGTTTGTGATGGGCGCTTGGGCACGTGACCAACACACCAACGGTAAAGTGCGCATGTTGGCGGATGGCAGTGCCGATTTCGCCAAAGCCACCGGCCTTACCTTGGACCTGACTGCGCGCGGCATGGGTTTGCGTAGCGATCGATACTCGATGCTCGTCAAAGACGGCAAAGTGGTGAACCTGAACGCGGAAGCGCCAGGCAAATTTGAAGTGAGCGACGCAGAGACCTTGCTGGCTCAAGCAAAAGCTTAATTCGCCAGTTGCAAAAAAGCCGCGCCAATTAGCGCGGCTTTTTTACGTCTCAACAATTAGCCGAGATTGACCAAGCGATACACCACATAGCCGCACCCCACCAACACACTTAACGCGAAAAGCCGCGAAGTCAAGGTGTCACGCGAGTGGTGTGTCTCAGGCGGTAGCACTTTGTCCCCCGTCAGCATGGGGGTGATCAAGTCATCTTGTTTGATGCGCTTGTGATACAGCACGGCTCCCACGTGCACCACGATCAAGAGGATCAGAAGAACCTTGCCAATGTCACTGTGGTAATTGGTGGCCCTAGACACCCATTCGGACGAGACGAGAGCCGTCCAAGGGCCGGTGTTGGAAATCTCATCGTCGCTCATGAAGCCACTCAACACCTGAACGAACAAAACGGCCAACATGGCCAACACAGACAGCGCGCCTAATGGGTTATGGCCCACGCTATGCGGCGTTTGCTTGGCGCGCACCGCCTGAACATAAAACAACAGCTTAGAGGGCGTTGGCACAAAGTGCACGAAGCGTGACCAGTGGCCACCTACAACACCCCAAATCAAACGGAAAAAAACCAAGGTCAACACAACATAGCCAAGCATGAAGTGAATTGGCATGGCATCGCCGCCGATTTCACCGCTGATGACCAATCCTGCGACCGACAGCGCTAGCAAAATATGAAAAACACGTGTGGGAAGATCCCAGATGCGGATGCGTTGAAAAGAAGAAGCGTGGTGCATGTGTGAGCAATGGCGGTGGCAAAAAGACAAGGTGATGGAAAGTTCGTAAACTCCGGCCACCTAAACGCGTATTTTCAACCTTAAAGGACCGACTTATGAAAAAAACAATTCTGACCTTGATTGCAGTCAGCGCAGCAGCGATCAGCATCTCGGCCTTTGCACAATCGTCGCCATTTGCCAAACCGGAAGATGCAGTCAAGTACCGCAAAGCCGCCTTGACAGTGACCGCCGCGCATTTTGGTCGCTTGGGTGCGATGGCCCAAGGTAAGGTGCCGTTTGATGCCAAGGCGGCTGCAGAGAATGCCGACATCGTTGCCAACATGTCCAAGTTGCCTTGGGCTGCGTTTGGCGAAGGCACCGATGTGGGCGAAACCAAGGCCAAGCCCGAAATTTGGAAGCAAAACGCCAAGTTCAAAGAGGCCTCAGAAAAGTTCCAGGCTGAAGCCACAAAGTTGGCCGCAGCAGCTAAAAGCGGCAAAGAAGATACTTTCAAAACAGCTTTCTCGGCAACCGCCGGTACTTGCAAGTCATGTCACGATGACTTCAGAGCCAAATAAGCAAAGGCGTTAAGACGCGCGCGGTTTCTACAACTTGCGCTCATGCAAACGGGGTACTGGCCATGAGGCCGTGCCCCGTTTGCATTTGAAAAATCATGCGCATGTCGGCCACGTGACAGCCAATGAACGGCCGGGCCGCTGCGTGCGCTGCCCAGCTCCAGAGAACTTAGATAATGCAAGCCATGACAGGATGTGCGACGCGCTCAATTTCTTTACTTACCTTGGCTGCGGCGCTTGGGGCCTGCACGCCTGCGCTCAACTGGCGGCAGGTGAGCGCAGGCACTTCCGGCATGATGTGGTTGATGCCATGCAAGCCAGATCAGGCGACACGTCCGGTGACCTTGCGTGTCGCCAATCAAGATGTGCAAACCAGTTTGTTGCTGCAGGGTTGCGAAGCCAGCAATATGCAATTCACTTTTGGGCAGATGGTTGTGCCGCAAGGATTAACAGCGAGTGATGCGATACGTGCATGGCGCTTGGCAAGTGTGGCGCCGCTCGAAGCCGCGTCAACCGATGTGTTGGTGCAAACCTGGGCGATCCAAGGTGCCCATGCGCAGACGCCGCCAGAGCGTGCCCAGGTCATGATTGGAACGCACCAAGTGCAGTGGGTGTGGTTTGCCGATGGCAACAAAATTTATCAAGCAGCCGTGTATGGCAAAGCCAAGGACAAAGGTTTGCCAGAGGCTGCCGAAACTTATTTTTCAGGAATCAAATTGCCATGAGCCATGATGTGTTGTCTCGCCGCACCGCGGTGTGGGTCTTTGTGGCGTTTGCTTCGGCCTATTTTTTATCCGCGTTGCTGCGCGCCATCACGGCCACGCTCTCGCCGACATTGACTTTGGAATTTGGCTTGCAGGCACGTGATCTGGGGCTCTTGGCCGGCGGTTATTTTTTAGGCTTCTCCCTCACGCAGTTACCGATGGGGCATTGGCTGGATCAGCACGGCCCCAAGAAGGTGGTGCTCAGCTTTTTAGGCGTCGCTGTGGTGGGCTGTCTGGCATTTGCATGGGCCACAGACTTCGGTGGCTTGTTGTTGGCTCGCGTGCTGATTGGTGTCGGTGTGAGCGCTTGTTTGATGGCACCACTGACAGGCTATCGCCGTTGGTTGGTTCTTGAAAAACAACAGCGCGCGAACGCGTGGATGCAGATGACAGGCGCATTCGGTATGCTGGCGTCGACCTTGCCGGTGCAATGGCTGCTGCCCGTGATCGGTTGGCGCTGGATGTTTGTTGGCTTGGCGTTGTTGATTGTTTTGTCCATGGCATTGATGGCCTGGCAGGTTCCCAAGTGGCGCATGGCAGAGCCGCCCGCCGCAACGCGCACGCCAGCCAAACCCGTTGGCATTTTGGCAAGCTACAAACAAGTGTGGGCGCATCCGTACTTTCGCAGTCTCACCCCGATGGGTTTCTTCAACTACGGCGGATTGATCGCGATGCAAACCTTGTGGGCGGGGCCTTGGATGATCAAGGTGGCAGGCTACACATCGCTGGAAGCTGCAACGGGCTTGTTTTGGATCAACGTGTGCATGTTGGTGACGTTTTGGATTTGGGGTTTGGTGACGCCGATGCTGTACGCGCGCGGCCTGAACGCCAACAAGCTGATGACGTATGGCGTGCCTTTGAATTTTTGTGTGCAGATTTACATTGTGTTGGCTGGGGCCGATGCGGGTGCGTTGCATTGGGCCTTGTTTTGCATCAGCAGTTCGTTTGTGTCGCTTGCACAGCCTGCGGTGGGCATGGCGTTTCCCACGGCGCTGGCGGGGCGGGCCTTGTCGGCCTATAACTTGGTGCTGTTCTTGGGCGTGTTTGTGGTGCAGTGGGGCATGGGCTTGATGATTGACGGGTTTAAAACCGCCGGTTGGCAAGAGCCACAAGCCTTTCAGTGCGCCATGGCTGTATTTTTTGCATGTTGCCTGGTGTCTTACGGCTATTTTTTGAAGCACAAATCAGACAGCTGATAATGCGCGGCAGACCTCGCTTTTTTATATGAACAACCGCATCCTCATCATCGCCCATGCGCCGCTGGCCAGTGCCTTGCGTGACTGCGCCATGCATGTGTATTCCGAGTGCGCGGCGGATGTGATTGCGCTAGACGTTTTGCCAGACGCGCAGCCTGAAGACACGTTGGCGCAAGCCTTGGACGTGGCCGGCGCGGCCTTGGACAGTGGTTTGTTGGTCCTGACCGATATTTTTGGCGCGACGCCAGCCAACGTCGCGCAAAAACTGGTCGCGGGCAGCAACGCCAAACTCATTGCGGGCGTGAACTTGCCCATGTTGTTTAGAAGTGTGTGTTATCGCCACGAGTCGCTCGACGCGCTGGTGGCGCGCGCACTCGCGGGTGGTACGCAAGGCGTGATGCAAGTTGCGATCACCGCCCCTCAAAATCAAAACCGTCGAATCCATGATCAAAACCACAACGACCATCAGCAATAAATTGGGCCTGCACGCGCGTGCTTCAGCCAAACTCACCAAACTCGCCGGCAGCTTTCCGTGCGAAGTCTGGATCAGCAAAGGCGAGCGCCGTGTGAATGCGAAAAGCATCATGGGCGTCATGATGTTGGCGGCCGGCATTGGCAGCGAGGTCGAACTGGAAACCGATGGTGCCCAAGAGCAAGAAGCCATGGACGGCTTGTTGGCCCTCATCGCCGACAAGTTTGGCGAAGGCGAGTAAGGGCGTACATGACATTCTCAGTCCACGGTCTTGCAGTCGCACGCGGCATCGCCATTGGGCGTGCGGTGCTGGTGGCATCCAGTCGCGTGGATGTGGCTCACTATTTCATCGAAGCCACACAAGTCGCTTCCGAAATTGAGCGCCTTTCAGAAGCGCGCCAGGCGGTGA from Limnohabitans curvus carries:
- the rplP gene encoding 50S ribosomal protein L16, producing MLQPARRKYRKEQKGRNTGIATRGNTVAFGDFGLKSTDRGRLTARQIEAARRAISRHVKRGGRIWIRVFPDKPISQKPAEVRMGNGKGNPEYYVAEIQPGKVLYEIVGVPEELAREAFRLAAAKLPLRTTFVARMIGQ
- a CDS encoding c-type cytochrome; its protein translation is MKKTILTLIAVSAAAISISAFAQSSPFAKPEDAVKYRKAALTVTAAHFGRLGAMAQGKVPFDAKAAAENADIVANMSKLPWAAFGEGTDVGETKAKPEIWKQNAKFKEASEKFQAEATKLAAAAKSGKEDTFKTAFSATAGTCKSCHDDFRAK
- the rpmC gene encoding 50S ribosomal protein L29 yields the protein MKAAELRQKDVAGLEAEVKELQKAHFGLRMQKGTQQLNNTSQLRSTRRSIARAKTILAEKQAAK
- the rpsC gene encoding 30S ribosomal protein S3 — encoded protein: MGQKIHPTGFRLAVSRNWASRWYASNNDFAGMLAEDIKVREYLKAKLKNASVSRVLIERPAKSARITIFSARPGVVIGKKGEDIENLKKELAARLGVPVAVNIEEVRKPEIDAQLIADSITQQLEKRIMFRRAMKRAMQNAMRLGAQGIKIMSAGRLNGIEIARTEWYREGRVPLHTLRADIDYATSEAKTTYGIIGVKVWVYKGDTLGRNDLPAAAEPRAEEERRPRGPRRDARPTGDRPARSGARRPAGTNAAPTDGSDKPAEAADAPKTAVKRVRKVAAPASTGTAADGTGE
- a CDS encoding MFS transporter, with translation MSHDVLSRRTAVWVFVAFASAYFLSALLRAITATLSPTLTLEFGLQARDLGLLAGGYFLGFSLTQLPMGHWLDQHGPKKVVLSFLGVAVVGCLAFAWATDFGGLLLARVLIGVGVSACLMAPLTGYRRWLVLEKQQRANAWMQMTGAFGMLASTLPVQWLLPVIGWRWMFVGLALLIVLSMALMAWQVPKWRMAEPPAATRTPAKPVGILASYKQVWAHPYFRSLTPMGFFNYGGLIAMQTLWAGPWMIKVAGYTSLEAATGLFWINVCMLVTFWIWGLVTPMLYARGLNANKLMTYGVPLNFCVQIYIVLAGADAGALHWALFCISSSFVSLAQPAVGMAFPTALAGRALSAYNLVLFLGVFVVQWGMGLMIDGFKTAGWQEPQAFQCAMAVFFACCLVSYGYFLKHKSDS
- a CDS encoding PTS sugar transporter subunit IIA, with the translated sequence MNNRILIIAHAPLASALRDCAMHVYSECAADVIALDVLPDAQPEDTLAQALDVAGAALDSGLLVLTDIFGATPANVAQKLVAGSNAKLIAGVNLPMLFRSVCYRHESLDALVARALAGGTQGVMQVAITAPQNQNRRIHDQNHNDHQQ
- the rplV gene encoding 50S ribosomal protein L22, producing the protein METRAVLRGVRLSVDKGRLVADMIRGKKVDQALNILTFTQKKAAGIVKKVLESAIANAEHNDGADIDELKVKTIYVEKGATLKRFTARAKGRGNSISKPTCHVYVTVGN
- a CDS encoding cytochrome b/b6 domain-containing protein; amino-acid sequence: MHHASSFQRIRIWDLPTRVFHILLALSVAGLVISGEIGGDAMPIHFMLGYVVLTLVFFRLIWGVVGGHWSRFVHFVPTPSKLLFYVQAVRAKQTPHSVGHNPLGALSVLAMLAVLFVQVLSGFMSDDEISNTGPWTALVSSEWVSRATNYHSDIGKVLLILLIVVHVGAVLYHKRIKQDDLITPMLTGDKVLPPETHHSRDTLTSRLFALSVLVGCGYVVYRLVNLG
- the rpsQ gene encoding 30S ribosomal protein S17, whose product is MTDAKKSLKRTLIGKVVSDKRAKTVTVLVERRVKHALYGKIVAKSSKYHAHDETGAYHLGDVIEITESKPISKTKNWVVTRLVEKAAAV
- a CDS encoding peroxiredoxin: MIKVGDTLPHTTLMEYSEVEGEGCSIGPNAVDVAKATAGKTIALFALPGAFTPTCSAKHVPGYVEKFEQFKAAGVDEIWCVSVNDAFVMGAWARDQHTNGKVRMLADGSADFAKATGLTLDLTARGMGLRSDRYSMLVKDGKVVNLNAEAPGKFEVSDAETLLAQAKA
- the rpsS gene encoding 30S ribosomal protein S19, with protein sequence MTRSLKKGPFVDHHLVAKVDKAIATKDKKPVKTWSRRSMILPDFIGLTIAVHNGKQHVPVYITDQMVGHKLGEFALTRTFKGHPADKKVQKK
- a CDS encoding HPr family phosphocarrier protein → MIKTTTTISNKLGLHARASAKLTKLAGSFPCEVWISKGERRVNAKSIMGVMMLAAGIGSEVELETDGAQEQEAMDGLLALIADKFGEGE
- the rplB gene encoding 50S ribosomal protein L2, encoding MAVIKMKPTSPGQRGVVKVTRDHLHKGEPYAPLLEPQHQKSGRNNNGHITTRHKGGGHKHHYRVVDFKRNKDAIPAKVERIEYDPNRTAHIALVCYADGERRYIIAPRGLEVGASLLSGSEAPIRAGNTLPIRNIPVGSTIHCIELKPGAGAQIARSAGTSATLLAREGTYAQVRMRSGEVRKIHIECRATIGEVANEEHSLRQLGKAGVKRWMGIRPTVRGVAMNPVDHPHGGGEGRTGEGRHAVDPWGNLTKGYRTRNNKRTQVMIVSRRKK